A region of the bacterium genome:
TCGCGAGCGTGGTCGAGTTGGGCTGTTCCGCCGGCGTCTTCGCGAACGTCCTTAAGGTGCGCCGGCCCGAGCTCGACGTAGTGGGCGTCGACGCTGACGAGAGAAAGATTAACGCGGCCGTCAAAACCGCCGCCGGCCGGGAGGGCGTAGCGTTCGTACTCGACGACGCGTACGCGTACGTGGAGAGCCGCGGCCCGTTCGACGCCGTGGCGGTCGTGGACATGTTGTACCTTCTCCCGCCGAGCCGTCAGGACGAGCTTATCCGGCTCGCGGCGAGCAGGCTGCGCCCGGGCGGGTACCTCATCATAAAAGAGATGACGGACCGGCCGGTTTGGAAACGACGTTGGTGTTACCTTCAGGAATGGCTCGCGGTGCGCGTACTCGGCCTGACGGAGGGGGCCGGGGTATTCCTGCGCGCCGGCGACGATTACCGCGTCGCGATGGAACGGGCCGGCCTGGAGGTGGAGACGTTCGATTTAACCCGTGGTTACCCGCACCCGCACTTCGCGCTGCGCGGTAGAAAAGTTACCTATGGTTAGAGCGAGAACGTTTTTAACGGTATTATTGATAGCGGCCGTCGTCGCCCCCGCCGCGGCCGGCCTGTTGGACGCTTTGACCGGCGCCCTCTCGTGGACGGTAGAGCTCGCGGTCCTTCTGGCCAAGAAGCAGCCGCGGTTGAAAGAGATCTACCTGTCGCACTTCGGCGCGGACGGCCCCGCCGGGGCCCTTCACCCTAACCTTACGATAGCCTCGGACGGCGGGGTGACCGCGGTCGAAATCGAGAGCGATACCATAGGCGACCCGGCTTTCGCCGAGGCGATACGCGAGGAAATCCTTACGTGGGATATGCCCGATTCGACGTGGGACATGGAGCTCGGCTTCGACCTGGAGTTCGACCCGGCGCGGGATTTGTATGGGGTGGACGCTGAAGTAGAGGAGTAGCCATGTCGAATTTCGACCTGGAGGTGTGGCGGTCGGTCGAGGCCGCGGTACGCCTGGAGGACGGGCGCCAGCGGCGCGCGGGACTGCCGCCGGAGCAGCGCTTCCGCGCGCTGCACCCCCATTCGGCGGAGTTTATTTTCCTGCTGGCGCTCGCGACGCGCGCGCGGCGCATAGTTGAGGTGGGCACGAGCGCGGGTTACTCGGCGTTGTGGTTGGCGCGGGCGTGCGCGGCAACGGGTGGCTCCCTCGTGACGCTGGAGAGGAATCCAGACATAATCCGCGTGGCGGTCGACCACCTAAAGTCGGCCGGCGTCGCGGACCTCGTCGAGATTCGGGCGGGCGACGCGCGCGATACGCTCGCGACGTTCGACGAGCCGTTCGACTTCGCCTTCGTCGACGGTGCGAAGGACGAGTACGTGGCGTACGGCGAGCTCCTCTGGCCCAGGCTCGCGGTCGGCGCGTCGCTAGTGGCCGATAATGTCCTCTCGCACGCGGGCGAGGCCGCGCCTTTCCTGGGGTGGCTCCGGGGCCTCACGGGCGCGGCGACGACGGTGCTCGAAATAGGCAACGGCCTGTCGTGGACGGTCAAGGGAGATATAGGGTAGATACTCCCCGCGCCGCCGGAACCGCTCTCGTAAACTACGAAGGCGCGCCGTAAGGCGCGCCTTTAGTTATCTACTATATGGGAAATTTACGAAGGTACGCTGGCCACCCAGACGACGCAAGGCGCGTTCTTGAGGACGTATTCGACGGTGGTGGTGGGGAAGGGAAGGTCCCGGTGCCAGCGGTCGGACGCGCCCATAACGACCATGTCGGCGCCGACCTCGCGGGCGGCCTGGCATATCGCCTCGCCGGCGTGCCGCGATTGAACGAGCCGGGTTTCGACGTGGACGCCGTGCTCGGTTCCGACGGCCCACGCTTTGTGCAGGACCTCCTCGGAGGCCGCGAACTCGTCGAACATAAACGTTTCCACCGGCAGCGAGGCGGGAACCTCGAGGACGTGCAGCGCGACGACGGTGGCTTTGTCTTCTTTCGCGAGTTTGAACGCGGCCTCGACTACTTCAACCCGGCGCAGCGACTTAACGGCGAGGAGTACGGTCTTTAGTTTAAGGGGCCGGTATTCCGGGAACGAGACCTCTTCGACCGCGAGCGCCCTCCCCGCCGGCATCCGGCTGCGCCGCCGGTACCAGTAGTACATCCCCAACCCCACGAACATCCACACGAACCCCATCGTACGACCGAAGGGGTGGGTTATTACCACCGTTACCCACACCGCGGATATGCAGACGAAACCCAATATCGCCGTTATCGGGAACTCGCGGCCGGCGATGCGTACGTTGGGCTTCAATTTGAACGGGCGCTCGAGCCGGGGCTCGCGCCACCGGATGCCCAAAAGCGACGCGTGGGCGAGGGCGAACGCGAGCATGGCGCCGAAGTTGTACAGGTCCGCCAGGTACGTCAACCTTTTACCCAGGAAGATGATGATGACGCTTATGGCCGAGAACGTTATCAGGCTCAGGTACGGCGTTTTGTACCGGCGGTGCAGCCGCGAGAAGAAGGCCGGCAGCTGGAAGTGCGCGCCCATGGAATACGTGAGCCGCGACGAGCCGATGACGCCGGCGTTGGCGGCGATGGTCAGGATGGCCGCGCCCAACAGCGCTATCCACGGCGCGAGGTACTTCCCGAAGACCGGCATCTGGGCCGCGATGCCCGCGATGGGGTCTTCGAGGTACGTCGTCGTCAGCTCGCTGGCCCAAACGCCGTCCGCGCCCGGGCCGAACGGCATCGCCGATATGGCGACGAAGACGATGCCCATGTACATAAAGAGCACCGTGGCCATGGTGAGCAGCATCCCGCGCGGTACGTTCTTGCCCGGGTTGCGGACTTCGCCCGACATCTGGCTTATGGCCTCTATGCCGGTGTAGGCGACCATCGCGATCGTCACGCCGTATATGAATTGCCCCCACGTGGGGTGGGCGCCGACCGCGAACTGCGATATAAGCGCGGGCAGGTTGACGAAGGCGACGAAGCCGATGACTATCAGCGCGAGCTGCGTTATGTTGCCGAATATCGCGAGGACGAGCGATAGCGCCGTGGATTGTTTGATGCCGATTATATTGAGCGCCGTAAGGGAGGCGATGAGCAACGCCGACGCGGCGAAGTGGCCCACCGGCGTACGTAGCACCGGTAGGAAGTAGCCGAGGTAGGGGGGAACCGTGTACGCCGAGATGGCGATGGTGACGACGTAGTCGAGCAGCAACGCCCAGCCGGCGATGAACGATAAGGCGTCGGAGTTGAAAGCCCGCCGCGCGAAGGCGCTCGAGCCGCCGGCCTCCGGCAGCGCGGCCGAGAGCTCGGCGTACGTCAGGACCGTGAAGACGAAGAGCACGCCCGCCGCCGCGATAGCCAGCGGCGCCGCGCCCATCGCGAAGAGCGCCGTGACGCCGAGGGCGTAGTAGATGCTCGAGCCTACGTCGCCGTACCCGATGGCGTAAATCGCCCGCACGCCGACGAGGCGCAAGAGGTGCCCTTTGTCGAGGGTGAAGATTCGACCCCGCGACTCTTCGGATATATCGAAATGCGATTCCGGCGCCACGGCCTTAATATTTTATACGGCCGGCCATAGGCCGACCGACGTCGCGTTTGTTCGCTAAGATGCTTTGCGGGGATGCGCCTATTTATATAGCGCTCCAATTTCGGTTTTGATTATAACACCGGATAAGGCATTTGTCAATCAAGTTTCGATTAAGGCCGGCCCGCACGCGCGGCGTTATGTTGACAACTCTCTCCCCGCTGTATTAAAATACGGTTATATGCTAATCGAAACGCTTCAACTCGGGCCGGTCGCAACCAATTGCTACATATTCTCGTACGACGAGAAACGCGCCGTCGTCATAGACCCGGCCTCGGACGCCGACGAAATCGCCGGCCACCTGCGCGCGCTCGAGCTCGAGGCCGTGGCGATAGTAAATACCCACGGCCACCTCGACCACAGCGGCGCCAACGGCGCCCTTAAAAAGCTGTTGGACGTACCTATATATATAGGAGAAGGGGACGCGCCCTACCTCGGCCCGGGCGCCGAGTCCCTTCACCGCCAGGACGCGCTTATCATCGGCCTGGAGGCCGTCGCGACGTTCCAGGAATGCTACGCCGTCTCCCCGGCGGCGGACGTCCTGTTGCGCGAGGGGGACGAAGTCGCGGAGGCCGGTTTGAAGGTAGTGAATACGCCGGGACATACCGCCGGGGGCATCTCGCTCGTGGGCGACGGCCTGGTGTTCAGCGGCGACGCGCTCTTCGCCGGCTCCATCGGTCGGACGGACCTGTGCGGCGGCGACGAGCGGACGTTGATATCCTCCATCAAAAGCAAGCTCCTTACGCTGCCGGGGAAGACGGAAGTGTTCCCGGGCCACGGGCCGACGACGACGGTGGGCGAGGAGCGAAAGCATAACCCCTTCCTGGCCGGCGCCTAGCGGGGACCGCGGACGGTTTTAGGCACCACGGGGCCTTTTTCCAAAATCAATCTTGACTTTCTAAGTACGGTGTGGTAGCTTCGGGCTCAAAACGAAGCGCGATTTACTACCGGGTTCATTAGGTTTTGCGTTCATTAACCGATAGGAGAACGTGATGTACATAGCTAAACGTATGGGCCGGCTCGGTACCGAGACGGCTTTCGAGGTTTTGGCCAGAGCGAAAAAGCTCGAGTGCGAGGGGCGCGAGATTGTACACCTCGAGATCGGCGAACCGGACTTCGATACGCCGGTGAACATCCGCGAAGCGGCGAAGAAAGCCCTCGACCAGGGCTGGACCCATTACGGCCCCAGCGCCGGCCTACCCGAGCACCGCGAGACCATCTCGAAGTACATGAAGCAACGTTGGGCCCTCGACTACTCGCCGGACGAAATCGTCGTAGTACCCGGGGCTAAACCGATAATGTTCTTCACCATTCTGGCCTGCGTCGAGGAAAGCGACGAGGTAATATATCCCAATCCCGGGTTCCCCATTTACGAGTCCATGATTAATTATATCGGCGCGAAGGCGGTGCCGGTGCAGCTGCGCGAGGAGCTCGACTTCCGTCTCGACGTAAACGAGCTGGCGTCGCTCGTCACGGACAAGACCCGGATGGTGGTCGTCAACTCGCCGCAGAACCCCACCGGCGGCGTTCTCACCAAAGACGACCTAGTCGCTATAGCCGAGCTCGCGATAAAACATGACCTCATCGTTTTAACCGATGAAGTATATAACCGCATAATATACGAAGGCGAACATAACTCCGTCGCCAGCTTCCCCGGTATGAAGGAGCGCACCGTTCTCATAGACGGTTATTCCAAAACGTACGCCATGACCGGCTGGCGTATGGGATGGGGCGCGATGCCGGCCGAACTGGCCCCGCATATCACCCGCCTTATGACGAACTCCAACTCGTGTACGTGCTCGTTCGCCCAGATCGCGGGTATCGAGGGTTTGACCGGGCCGCAGGACGATTCCGCGAAGATGGTCGAAGCCTTCCGCGAGCGGCGGGACGTCGTCGTCGACGGCCTTAACTCGCTCCCCGGCATTACCTGCAAGAAGCCCCAGGGCGCGTTCTACGTCTTCCCCAATATCACGGGCACCGGGAAGGACGAGAAGTGGCTCGCCGATTACTTCCTGGATGAGGCCGGCGTGGCGTGTCTGGCCGGCACTTCCTTCGGCAAGTTCGGCAAAGGGTACATCAGGTTCTCGTACGCCAACTCCGTAGAGAATATCGAAAAGGCGATAGGCCGTATGGCCGAAGCGCTTAAATCGTTGTAAGGGTCGGTAAGTTTATGGCAAAAGCGATCAAGACGCCCTTATACGACAGACACGTGTCGCTCGGCGGGAAAATGGTCGAGTTCGCCGGGTTCATCATGCCGGTGCAATACTCGGGCATTATCGACGAGCACGTCACGGTGCGGGAGAACGCCGGCATCTTCGACCTGAGCCACATGGGCGAGTTCTACGTCTCCGGCAAGGGCGCCCCCGCGGCGTTGAACAAGCTCGTCTCGAACAACGTGGAGAAATTGAAGATCGGGAAGGCGTTGTACACGCCCGTATGCACTCCCCGGGGCGGCATCGTCGACGATATCCTGGTATACCGCGACGCGGACGAAACGTTCATGTTGGTGGTGAACGCTTCTAACATCGAAAAGGATTACGACTGGGTCGTGGGCCATCTCCCCAAGGGTTTGACGGTCGAGGACAAGTCGCTACAGACGGCGCTGGTCGCGGTACAGGGGCCGCAGTCCGAAACGGTCTTAACCGAAGCGTTGGCCGACGATTTGAGCGAACTCCGCTACTACGAGTTTATATTCTCGGTTATGGACGACGTACCGGTTCGCGTTTCGCGTACCGGGTACACGGGCGAGGACGGCTTCGAGGTATACGTGGACGCCGCGCGCGCCGGCGAAGTATGGGACGTGCTCTTCGAACTGACCAGCGGGATAGGGGGCGTCCCGGTAGGGCTGGGCGCGCGCGATACCCTCCGCCTTGAGATGAAGTACTGCCTTTACGGCAACGACATCGACGAGGGGACGACGCCGCTGGAGGCGGGCATCGGCTGGACCGTTAAGTTCGATAAGGGCGATTTTATAGGTAAGGAAACCTTGGTCGCACAGAAAAACGACGGCGTCAAACGAAGACTGGCCGGTTTCGTTATGGTGGACCCGGGCATTCCCCGCCGCGACTACGGTATAATAAATATAGAGGAGAAGAGCATCGGCCGCGTTACGTCCGGGTCGTATTCGCCCAGCTTGCGCGAAAACATCGGCTTGGGGTACCTCGAGCTGCCCTACGACGACGTCGGTACCGAGATACTGGTCGACATCCGCAAAAAGCCCCGGTTGGCGCGCGTTGTCGAAACGCCCTTTTTGAAGCTTATCGGCGGCAATTAGGAGTCGCCGTTGGAAAGGAGCTGCGGGTGAACCCGGAAGACCTGAGTTACACCGAGACGCACGAGTGGGCGAAAGTCGACGGCAACGTCGTTACCATAGGCCTGACGGACCACGCTCAATCGGAATTGGGCGACATCGTGTATTTGGAGCTGCCGGAAGTCGGCGCCGACGTGGAGGCCGGAGGCGAATTCGGCGTCGTGGAATCCGTGAAGGCGGCGTCCGAGCTCTACGCGCCCGTTTCCGGAAAGGTCGTGAAAGTAAACGGCGCCGCGACCCAGGAGCCCGCCCTGGTCAATCGCGATTGTTACGGCGAAGGGTGGCTCGTTAAAATCGAGTTGAAGGACCCCTCGGAAGTCGAAAACCTCAAGACCGCGGCGGAATATAAAGAATTCATCGGAGGTCAATAATTTAGGGCGCGCCGCGCCGGCCGGCCGTCGGCTGGCCGCGCTTCCCGGCCGGCGAGGGGTTGCGGCCCCTCGCTTTATTTAAATACGGGCGCTCCCGTTTGAGGAGGACGTTAATGCCGTACGTTCCCCACGGCGACGATACCGTAAAGCAGATGCTCGGAGAGGTCGGCGTCGGAGCCGTCGACGACCTTTTCGAACCGTTACCCGACGAGCTTTTGCGGGTCGATTTCGATTTACCCCAACCTTTGACCGAGCCGGCGCTCGTGCGCCATATGGAAGCGCTCGCCGACGCGAACCGCACCGACCGAAACTCGTTCCTCGGCGCCGGTTGCTACGACCACTTCGTCCCGGCGGCGGTGCGACACCTCGTCGGCCAGAGTCAATTCTACACCGCCTACACGCCGTACCAGCCCGAAGTCAGCCAGGGTACGCTGGCGGTTATTTTCGAATTCCAGACGTACGTCGCGGCCCTCACCGGTATGGAGGTCGCCAACGCCTCCATGTACGACGGCGCGACCGCGGCCGCGGAGGCGGCGCTTATGTGCCTGCGGCTCAAGAAAGAAAGGCCGCAGGCGGTTTTGGCCCCCAACCTGCACCCGGAGTACCGGCGCGTCGTCGAAACGTATCTGGCCAACATCCCCGGCGTCGAGGCCGTGACGCTGCCCTGTTGCGCGCCGTACGCGCGGGGGGGTACGGTGGACCTCAACCGCCTGACCGGCTCGCTGGGCGACGCCGCCTGCTTCATAATGCAGTATCCGAACTTCTTCGGGCTGGTGGAAACCAAACTGGCGGACATCGCCGAGATTTGCCATCGCGAGGGAGCGCTCCTCGTCGTGGCCGTGGCGGAGCCGATGGCGCTGGCGGCGTTGTCGCCTCCCGGCAAGTTCGGCGCCGACGTCGTCGTGGGGGAGGGGCAGAGCTTCGGCATAACGCCGTCTTTCGGCGGCCCGGGCGTGGGTTTCTTCGCCACCCGCCGCGAGTTCGTACGCCAGATGCCCGGCCGCCTCGTCGGCAAGACGACGGACGCGGAAGGTAAGCCCGGGTACGTCCTGACGCTGCAAACGCGCGAGCAGCATATACGCCGCGAGAAGGCCACGTCCAACATCTGCACCAACCACGCGCTGGCGGCGACGACGTTTACGATTTACCTCTCGGTCGTCGGACGGACCGGCCTCGCCGCCCTCGCGCGCGGGAACGTTCAGAATTGCGCTTACGCCCAATATCAAACGACCGAACTCGCGGCCTACAAGATGGTCTTCGAGGAGCCGGCCTTCAACGAGTTCGTCCTCCGGTGTCCGAGGGCCGCGGAGGAGGTCCGCGCGGCGTGCCTGAAGAAAGGCGTCGACCCGGGCCTGCCGCTGGGCCGCTTCTACCCGGAGTACGACGACTGCCTCCTCGTAACGGTTACGGAGACGAAAACGAAAGAAGATATCGACCGGTTGTGCGAGGTACTCGCGTCCGTTTAAATCGCCGAAAGGGCGCGGAAGTAATATTCGTGAAATGAAAACCGCTACTATCGTAATGGCGGTAATCCTCGCGGCGCTAATCGGCGTCGCGATATGGCGGGGCGGCGGCTCGCTGCAGAAGGGGTTCACCTTCGGCGGCAAGACGTTTCTGACCACGCTGCCGCTTTTGGTTATCGCTTTCGCAATCGCGGGCCTGGTCCAGGTCCTGGTGCCGCGGGAGGTAGTCGCGAAGTGGCTCGGCGCCGGCGCCGGTTTTAAGGGGATCATGATCGCCACCGTGGCCGGGGCTTTTACGCCCGGCGGGCCGTACGTATCGTTTCCCATCGTCGCGTCGTTGTACAAGTCGGGGGCGTCGGTCGGGACCGTGGTGGCGTTCGTGACGGCGTGGTCGCTTTGGGCCGTGGCCCGGTTCCCGCTCGAGATGGGGCTTGTGGGCCCCAAGCTCGCGATAGCGCGGTTCCTTTCGACGTTAATCGTGCCGCCGCTTGCCGGCCTGTTCGCGCAGGCGGTTTTCGGCCGTTGGGTTTAACCGTTCTTTCCCGGAGCAGCTCATGAACTACGAATACCGAAATATATTCGAGATACCGCCCGGCCGGGGTTTCGAGGCCGGCGCGGCGGATACCCCCGAGGTCGACCTCGGAGCGTTTTACCCGGACGAATTCGTACGCCGCGATTTCGGGCCGATGCGCGACGTGGCGGAGCCGGAGGTCGTGCGGCACTACACGCGGCTGGCCGCGATGAACTTCGGCGTCGACACCGGCTTCTATCCGCTCGGCTCGTGTACGATGAAGTACAACCCGAAGGTGAACGAGGATGTCGCGTTGCTTCCCGGGTTCGCGGCGCTTCACCCGTACGCGCCGGCCGGCGACGTGCAGGGCGCGCTGCAGCTCGCCTGCGATCTCGAGCGCTACCTCGTCGAGATATGCGGGATGAGCGCGTTCACGCTCGCGCCGGCGGCGGGCGCCCACGGCGAATTGGTGGGGATGTTGTTGACGCGGGCGTACCACCGCAAGCGGGGTGACGACGGCCGCAACGTAATGCTCATACCGGATTCCGCGCACGGCACCAACCCGGCCTCGGCCCGGATGGCGGGCTTCGACGTCGTCGCCGTCGCCTCGAGCGACGACGGCGTGATAGACCTCGGCGACCTCAAGGCGAAGCTGGACGAGCGCGTCGCCGGCATGATGATAACCAACCCCAATACGTTGGGGTTATTCGAGCCCGACATCTTAAAGGTTGCCGAGGCCGTACACGGCGCCGGCGGCCTGTTGTACTACGACGGCGCCAACTTAAACGCGCTCGTAGGCCGCGTCCGTCCGGGCGATATGGGGTTCGACATTTGCCACGTCAACCTTCATAAGACCTTCTCGACCCCTCACGGCGGCGGCGGCCCGGGCGCCGGTCCGGTGGGCGTTTGCAAAAGGCTCGCGGATTTCCTCCCGGTGCCGCGCGTCGTAAAGAAGCGGGGCAAGTACGCGCTCGACTACGACTCGGCGGACTCCATAGGCCAAATCCGTTCATTCGTAGGTAACTTCGGCGTCCTCGTCAGGGCGTACGCGTACATACGGCACCTCGGCGCCGCCGGCCTGCGGGACGCTTCCGGCGCCGCGGTCCTGAACGCGAACTACGTCCGCGCGAAAGTGGCGAAGTTCCTCGAGGTCGCCGGCACCGCGCCTTGCATGCACGAATTCGTAGCGTCGTCAGCCAGGTTCGGCCGCGGTTCGGCGGGGGATATCGACAAGGCGTTGATCGACGCCGGCTACCACCCGCCGACGACGTACTTCCCCCTCGTGGTCCCGGAGGCGTTGATGGTCGAGCCGACCGAGACCGAAACGAAGGAGACGCTGGACGCCTTCGCCGCGGCGCTTGAGAAAATCGTAGCCGACCTGACGGCCGACGCGCACGCGTACGCCGACGCGCCTTTCAAGGCGCCGGTGCGCCGCCTGGACGAGGCGGGCGCGGCGCGTAACCCGATACTGACCCAAATGATGGCCGAGGAGGGGGAGCCCTAGGGCGCGTGGCCGATTGGCGGCGTTACGAGCTGTTGGTAGAAGGCCCGGGCGGCGCGGCGGAGAACATGGCCCGCGACGAAGCGCTACTGGCGGCGTATCGCGCGGGCGAGGCGCCTCCCGGTTGGCGGTTGTATGCGTGGCTCGAGCCGGCGGTGACGTACGGCCGCGGCCAACGGGCGCCGCACTGGGACGGCGTGGCGGCGGTTCCGCGGCTCAGCGGCGGCGGCTACGTGCCCCACGGCGCGGATTTCACGTACTGCGTCGTGCGCGAGCGGCGCCGGGGCTTCGATAACTACGAGGATATCGTCGCCGTGGTCGCGGCGGCGCTTAGGGAATTGGGCGTGGCTGCCTCCGTATGGCGGGGCGCGCCGGCGGGGCGGGCCGACCGGTGTTTCGCTTCCCTCGCGCCGTACGACATCCACGTCTGCGGCCGGAAGGTCGCCGGGTGCGCCCAACGGCGTTACAAGGATGCCGTACTCCACCACGGCTCGATCGCCGCGGCGGCTCCGCCCGAAATATTACGCCGGCTGGGCCTTTGGGACGAGACGCGGACGGCGTCGCTGGCGGAACTTTTAGGAAGGCCGGTTGTTTTGGCGGAATTCGCCCGGGCGCTGGCCGCAGCTACGGGTATGAAACCGGCTTACGCCGGCGTCGGCAGCGCGCGCGGAGAAGCGGAGTTGCGTTGCGTAAAGGAATAATTATGAGAAAAGAAGTTATCGTAGTTTCGGCAGCCTTGGCGTTTTCGCTATGTGCCTTCGTCGCTTGCAAGGGCGGGCCCCCGGCCGGCGAATCGGAAGCGGTCGCTAGCGTGGGGGACGCGGTCCTCACGGCCGACGACCTCGACCGCCTCGACGAAGACCAGCATAAGGTTAAAATGCCCACGTATCTTACGAAGGAAGAACTGATGGAGGAGTGGATACGGAGCGAGTTGCTATACCAGCAGGCGCTCGAGGATGAAATTGATAAGGAAACGGTATGCGCGTGGCGGTTGCGTAACAGCGCCAAGGGCGTGGTTATCCAACGCTTTTGGGAGATTAACATCTACGAAAAGTACGCCGACGTGAGCGACGAGGAAGCGCTGAAGTGGTACGAGGAGAACAAAGACGAGAAGTACCGCGCGAAGACCACCGGCGTCTGGCTGCGGCGTATCCTTTTAAATTCGAAGGAGGACGCCGATAAAGTTATGCAGCGCCTCGAGGGCGGCGAAGATTTCGTAAAGATCGCGAGCACCGAATCGGTAACGCCCGAGAAATTGGAGGCGGGGAGCATGGGTTACCGTCGTATGGAAGACGTGAGCCCGGCATACCGCGCCGACGTCGCGAAGATGAAAAGGGGAGAAATCGCGGGGCCCTTCAAGCTCGCCAATTTCTACGTCATAGTCAAGCTGGAGGACCGCGTCGACGCGGGCGGTTACCTGAAGCCGGTGGGCATCGGCATGGAAGCGCTGCGCGACCGGGCGAAAATAGCTCTGTGGCGGGAGACGGCCAACGGTATAGGTACGGACCTCGAAGCGGCCGCCGACATCGAGCGCCACCCGGAACGCATCCACGAGGAAGCCGTCGATATGGCTTTGGGCGAGGAGTATCGCAAAGGGGCGCCGGCCGAGGCGAAATAAGTGGACCGGGACTTGGAATCGGTTCAGGAGGCGCGCGACAAAATCCGGGCCGGCCGGCGGGCGGCCGCGGCGTTCGCCACTTTCGACCAGGCCGCGACGGACCGCATCGTTGCGGCTATGGCCCGCGCCGCGGAGGGTGCCGCCGACGAGCTCGCGCGCCGGGCCGCGGCGGAAACCGGCTTCGGCGTCGTCGAGCATAAAACTTTAAAAAACCTCTTCGCCGCGCGCGACGTTTACCGATACATTAAAGATTTAAAGACCTGCGACGTAATCGCCGAGGACCCCGCCCGAGGTATCGTCGAAATCGCGGTTCCCGTCGGCCTTATAGCCGGCGTAACGCCCGTCACGAATCCCACTTCCACCATTATCTATAAGGCCCTTATCTCGCTGAAAGCCCGCAACGCCGTGGTCTTCTCGCCGCACCCGGGGGCGCTCGAGTGCTCGCTGGAGGCGGCGCGCTTGATGGCCCAGGCCGCGGTTTCGGCCGGCGCGCCGGAGGGCGTCATAGGTTGTTTGACCCAACCCACGGCCGAAGCCGCGCGCGAGATAATGAGCCATCCCGACGTGGACTTAATACTCGCGACCGGCGGGATGGCTATGGTGCGGGCGGCCTATTCTTCCGGGAAGCCCGCGTACGGCGTCGGCCCGGGTAACGTACCGGCGTACGTCGACCGCAGCGCCGACGTCGCGCACGCCGTGTCGTGCATCGTCGAGTCGAAGACCTTCGACAACGGCGTGATCTGCTCGTCGGAGCAAGCGGTGGTGTGCGACGCGCCGGCCCGCTCGGCCGCGGTCCGGGAGTTCGAACGCGCCGGGTGCGTCTTCCTTACCGACGAACAGAAGGACGCGGTCGCCGCGGTGCTCGACGACAACGGCAAGCTCAACAACGCCGTCGTGGGGCAACCGGCGGCGCGCGTCGCCGCGATGGCGGGGTTGGACGTGCCGGCCGACGCGAAGATTCTTATAGGTTTCGAGGACCGCGTGGGCCGCGACGTGCCGTTCTCCTGGGAAAAAATTTCGCCCGTGCTCGCGTGGTACGACGTCCCGGATTGGGTGAAGGGGTGCGAGCGCTGCCTGGATATCCTGGCCAACGGCGGCATGG
Encoded here:
- the gcvPA gene encoding aminomethyl-transferring glycine dehydrogenase subunit GcvPA translates to MPYVPHGDDTVKQMLGEVGVGAVDDLFEPLPDELLRVDFDLPQPLTEPALVRHMEALADANRTDRNSFLGAGCYDHFVPAAVRHLVGQSQFYTAYTPYQPEVSQGTLAVIFEFQTYVAALTGMEVANASMYDGATAAAEAALMCLRLKKERPQAVLAPNLHPEYRRVVETYLANIPGVEAVTLPCCAPYARGGTVDLNRLTGSLGDAACFIMQYPNFFGLVETKLADIAEICHREGALLVVAVAEPMALAALSPPGKFGADVVVGEGQSFGITPSFGGPGVGFFATRREFVRQMPGRLVGKTTDAEGKPGYVLTLQTREQHIRREKATSNICTNHALAATTFTIYLSVVGRTGLAALARGNVQNCAYAQYQTTELAAYKMVFEEPAFNEFVLRCPRAAEEVRAACLKKGVDPGLPLGRFYPEYDDCLLVTVTETKTKEDIDRLCEVLASV
- a CDS encoding aldehyde dehydrogenase family protein, whose amino-acid sequence is MDRDLESVQEARDKIRAGRRAAAAFATFDQAATDRIVAAMARAAEGAADELARRAAAETGFGVVEHKTLKNLFAARDVYRYIKDLKTCDVIAEDPARGIVEIAVPVGLIAGVTPVTNPTSTIIYKALISLKARNAVVFSPHPGALECSLEAARLMAQAAVSAGAPEGVIGCLTQPTAEAAREIMSHPDVDLILATGGMAMVRAAYSSGKPAYGVGPGNVPAYVDRSADVAHAVSCIVESKTFDNGVICSSEQAVVCDAPARSAAVREFERAGCVFLTDEQKDAVAAVLDDNGKLNNAVVGQPAARVAAMAGLDVPADAKILIGFEDRVGRDVPFSWEKISPVLAWYDVPDWVKGCERCLDILANGGMGHTLAVHARDEQVIREFGLRKPVFRVVVNTPASQGAIGLTTNLAPALTLGCGTLGGNITSDNITPMHLLHIKRVASGRPREGIEPNGLTSPGAAQSAGKPAAAADPNLVERVVEEVLRELERGGS
- a CDS encoding permease, translating into MKTATIVMAVILAALIGVAIWRGGGSLQKGFTFGGKTFLTTLPLLVIAFAIAGLVQVLVPREVVAKWLGAGAGFKGIMIATVAGAFTPGGPYVSFPIVASLYKSGASVGTVVAFVTAWSLWAVARFPLEMGLVGPKLAIARFLSTLIVPPLAGLFAQAVFGRWV
- the gcvPB gene encoding aminomethyl-transferring glycine dehydrogenase subunit GcvPB — its product is MNYEYRNIFEIPPGRGFEAGAADTPEVDLGAFYPDEFVRRDFGPMRDVAEPEVVRHYTRLAAMNFGVDTGFYPLGSCTMKYNPKVNEDVALLPGFAALHPYAPAGDVQGALQLACDLERYLVEICGMSAFTLAPAAGAHGELVGMLLTRAYHRKRGDDGRNVMLIPDSAHGTNPASARMAGFDVVAVASSDDGVIDLGDLKAKLDERVAGMMITNPNTLGLFEPDILKVAEAVHGAGGLLYYDGANLNALVGRVRPGDMGFDICHVNLHKTFSTPHGGGGPGAGPVGVCKRLADFLPVPRVVKKRGKYALDYDSADSIGQIRSFVGNFGVLVRAYAYIRHLGAAGLRDASGAAVLNANYVRAKVAKFLEVAGTAPCMHEFVASSARFGRGSAGDIDKALIDAGYHPPTTYFPLVVPEALMVEPTETETKETLDAFAAALEKIVADLTADAHAYADAPFKAPVRRLDEAGAARNPILTQMMAEEGEP
- a CDS encoding peptidyl-prolyl cis-trans isomerase, with the protein product MRKEVIVVSAALAFSLCAFVACKGGPPAGESEAVASVGDAVLTADDLDRLDEDQHKVKMPTYLTKEELMEEWIRSELLYQQALEDEIDKETVCAWRLRNSAKGVVIQRFWEINIYEKYADVSDEEALKWYEENKDEKYRAKTTGVWLRRILLNSKEDADKVMQRLEGGEDFVKIASTESVTPEKLEAGSMGYRRMEDVSPAYRADVAKMKRGEIAGPFKLANFYVIVKLEDRVDAGGYLKPVGIGMEALRDRAKIALWRETANGIGTDLEAAADIERHPERIHEEAVDMALGEEYRKGAPAEAK